GCATATATGTTGCATCTTAATCTAAATTATCAATAGTTAAAAATTGGGTTAAAAATTCAACTGAAAATCTCTTGAATCCAGTTTGAATAGCTATTGATTCATATTCGTTTTGAATTTTAAATAATTCCTCTTCATTTGATGATAATGCGATGGCAAGATGATACTTTGTAATCAAATAAAAAAGTTTAATATAATCCGAATAAGACAAACTAAATTTTGATAGATCTATTAAATCAAACCCGATTTTAGCTTCTTTAATTTTAGCTTCTTTAATTAAATGAAAGGTTTGGGTAAGTAATATCATCGCTTGTGATGAGTAGCCACTCCAGTTTTCTATTGTTAATAGTTCCTCGTAATAATTTTGAATTAGATAATTCGTTTTTTCAAAATCGTTTATTAATACTAAAGCAGGGAATATTTCTATTGTTAACAAATTGATTTGATCCGATTTATTGAGTAGTATTAAAAATTTATTCCATATTTTTTCATACTCCATTTTGTTTTTTTGCTCGTTGAAATAGAGTAAGTTATATGCAAAACACCTCCCTTTTAATACAATAAAAAAATCAGGTTGTAATCGATTCAAATCTACAGGTTTTAAATTGGAATTATTGGATAAAAAGCTATTGTAATTTAAAATTAAATCATAAAATAAAGCTTCATGGCTATCCGATAATGCATGTTTTTTTGCTTCTTTTATAAAAGCTCCATAGTATCCATTAAAATGAGAATAGTCTATAAACCAGTGCAATATGTTTTCTCTGAATAATTGATTGGGAGAGATTTTTTGTATTATTTGTGTAATATCCTCCTTGTTTAAACTTCTAAAAAGTAAACAAATGTTTGCTGCTAATTTTAATTGATTAGCTTCTTCAAACTTAAAAATTCTGGTATCAAAAAATTGATTTAGTACCGAATATTTTTTCTTATAAATAAACGTTTTAATGATTGAGGCAACTTTTAAGTGGTAATCAGTTGTGTTTTGTTGCGATTCCAACCATTGAACATCAATTTCATTAATCGTTTCACTTAATTCTATTTTAATGGTTTGCGTCCATACAAACCAGTCATTGTCTTTTAAGTATTTCTTCTGATACGCACTAAAATTTTCATAGCCGATGTATTGACTTAATGTATTTAAAGTATTTAAATTGGGTGTTGTCCCTTTTAAAAAACCAAAAAAACGCCGTAAAGTATTATATCCAATTTTTTTCTTGGTTTTCCATTCAATTGCTTCATGAACCATTTTTAATTCCGTACTATTTTCGATTCGGAAACCAATTTGTTTCTGAATATCGATCCGCAATTGACTATAAGTTTCTGGATTCATCGGCTAAAATATTTATGGGCTAATTATGGGCTAAATATACATTTTTTACGATTTATATTTGTACTATATTTTAATTTATTGTTTTGAAAATCAGGAATCATAAAATTCCCTTTAATTGGAAAAGATATGTTGTTTAATAATAGTATAGATCGAATCCAGGTAGTTGATACAGAATTGTTGATTAATGTAAATTTGATTAATCAAAAAAAAATCCCTTTGGAAGAGATTAAAAAAGTATTTGTTTCAGTAAAGAAAATTCCTGTAATCTATGAAATTGTATATATACTTATGGGCGGAATTTTCATTGGATTGAATTTTAGTTTTTATCCAATTGGATTCTATTTTTGGTTAGTTTCTGGAATCTATTTGTTGGGAGAATTTATCGTTCATAATTATAAAAGTTGTACTTTAAACCTAGAACTTCAAAACGAAAAAGTACAGATTCGTTATATTCCATATGAACTTAAATACCAATTAGTTCACAAGATTAATGAAATTAAATTTAAAATTAGGTAATGGGATTTGAATAGTGATTTCTATTCAGCCATTTTCTTTAGTTTGCCAATTTCTTTTAGCGTAATCTTTTTACCAGCCAATTCGATTAATCCCAATTTGTTAAAATCAGAAAGTAAACGAATACAACTTTCGGTTGCTGTACCAATCATGCTGGCTAATTCTTCTCTTGATAATTGCACTTTTAAGCTGTTGTCTTCATTTTTTCCAAAGGTGTCTGCCAAATACAATAGGGTTTCGGCCAAACGTTCTTTTACCGTTTTTTGCGCCATATTTACCGAATGAAGATCGGCTTCTTTTAAGTCACCGCAAATTGTTTTCATGACATTCATAGAAAACTGATTGTTTTTGTCAAAAAATCCCATGATTTCAGATTTAGGAATAAAACACACTTCCATATCTTCTAAAGCAACTGCACTTAGATTAACTGGCTCGTCACTAATGATGGAACGTTGCCCTAACAATTCGCCTTTGCTGATCAATTTTACAATATGATCTTTACCATTTGCACTCAGTTTTGACATTTTACAAACACCATCTTTAATACAATAAATACCATTGATGGTATCTCCTTCTTCAAAAATTACTTCGCCTTTTTTGATGGTGTACGATTTTTTGCAGTCTGAAAGATGTAGGAGCTCTTCTTTGTTTAACGCTTTCAAGGAACTGAATTCTCTAACGATACATTGTTCACATTTACTCATAATACAAATAGGGACTTTATTGAAAAACAAATTTAATGATTATTATGACAAATGTCATATTTTAAGTTGGAACTATTGGTAACCTTTGTCACAGGTAAATTGAGCAAAGAGTATGGATACAAAAAACTGTTTCCATTGTGGTTTGGATATTGTAGCAAAGGAAGAAATTGTTTTTGATGATAAATCATTTTGTTGCACGGGTTGTAAAACTGTGTATGAAATATTTAGTCTCAATGATATGACTTGTTACTACGATTTTGAAAAATCACCTGGAGCAACTCCGCAAGATATTAATGGTAAATATGACTTCTTAGACAATGAAAGTATTGTTTCAAAACTATTGGAATTCGAAGAGAATACAACCGCTATTGTTTCACTTAGCATTCCTCATATACATTGTAGTTCGTGTATTTGGATTCTGGAAAATTTACAACGTCTTAAAAAGGGAATAAGTACTTCTCAGGTTAATTTTCCTGAGAAAAAAGTACGAATCAACTACCAAACTGATCTTGTTTCGCTTAAAGA
This sequence is a window from Flavobacterium ammoniigenes. Protein-coding genes within it:
- a CDS encoding Crp/Fnr family transcriptional regulator is translated as MSKCEQCIVREFSSLKALNKEELLHLSDCKKSYTIKKGEVIFEEGDTINGIYCIKDGVCKMSKLSANGKDHIVKLISKGELLGQRSIISDEPVNLSAVALEDMEVCFIPKSEIMGFFDKNNQFSMNVMKTICGDLKEADLHSVNMAQKTVKERLAETLLYLADTFGKNEDNSLKVQLSREELASMIGTATESCIRLLSDFNKLGLIELAGKKITLKEIGKLKKMAE